The following proteins are encoded in a genomic region of Candidatus Diapherotrites archaeon:
- the pheT gene encoding phenylalanine--tRNA ligase subunit beta: MPTLEISKSDLESLCGKKFSPAELEEALLCVKGELELVEGDRLRVDVKETNRPDFWSTEGIARQVKGFLGKEKGLPKFSVKKGRVEIFVDKSVEKIRPKIAGAVVWDVKVTPKLLEQMIQLQEKVTLTFGRRRKEAAIGLYDFDRMKPPIHYKAFHPRKLKFTPLDFKNELDLDEILELHPKGREYAHLLKDFPAYPIVIDSAKNVASMPPVINSDFTGKVTENTRNLFVEVTGSDQNAVNVALCVMVSALADRKGIVESVSVKYGNKKIVTPDFSPKKILIGLDYINDISGLELSQKQAIELLKKSRVDAKPKGKSIEVSYPSFRQDILHPVDVAEDIIVAFGYNKINPLPVNVPTIGAEMQEAKLHEIAREICVGLCLQEVLTFTLTSREKQEKLMGLKGESFSEKLAKEAMGESFVEILNPVSENWAVYRKMLVPELLDFLAKNKNVEYPQRIFEIGKVVSENPENDNGVEERNVLAVAIAGRKTNFTEIKSLLEAVCSNLGVKCRLAESKRGFLRKGMSAEITVEGKKGFLGEVSEETLKAFGLEMPATVLEMEI; the protein is encoded by the coding sequence ATGCCCACACTTGAAATCTCAAAATCCGATTTGGAAAGCCTTTGCGGAAAAAAGTTTTCGCCTGCCGAGCTGGAAGAGGCATTGCTTTGCGTGAAAGGCGAACTGGAATTAGTTGAGGGTGACAGGCTGCGCGTTGACGTCAAGGAAACCAACCGCCCGGACTTCTGGAGCACGGAGGGAATTGCGAGGCAGGTAAAAGGTTTTTTGGGAAAGGAAAAGGGCCTGCCAAAATTTTCCGTCAAAAAGGGAAGGGTTGAAATCTTTGTTGACAAAAGCGTTGAAAAAATCCGCCCGAAAATCGCGGGCGCGGTCGTCTGGGACGTGAAGGTAACGCCGAAACTGCTTGAGCAGATGATCCAATTGCAGGAAAAGGTCACGCTCACTTTCGGCAGGCGCAGGAAAGAGGCTGCGATCGGATTGTACGATTTTGACAGGATGAAGCCGCCAATACATTACAAGGCATTCCATCCGAGAAAGCTGAAATTCACTCCGCTTGACTTCAAAAACGAATTGGACTTGGACGAGATTCTGGAATTGCACCCCAAAGGCAGGGAATACGCGCACCTTCTCAAGGACTTTCCTGCTTATCCGATTGTCATCGATTCCGCGAAAAATGTTGCAAGCATGCCGCCGGTAATCAACTCCGATTTCACGGGCAAGGTCACTGAAAATACAAGAAACCTGTTTGTCGAAGTTACAGGTTCCGACCAGAACGCGGTGAACGTCGCGTTATGCGTGATGGTTTCCGCCTTGGCGGACAGGAAAGGCATTGTTGAAAGCGTTTCCGTGAAATACGGGAACAAAAAAATCGTTACACCTGACTTTTCCCCGAAAAAAATTCTGATAGGGCTGGATTACATCAACGATATTTCCGGCCTCGAACTTTCGCAGAAGCAGGCAATCGAACTGCTCAAAAAAAGCCGCGTGGACGCGAAACCGAAAGGCAAAAGCATCGAAGTTTCGTATCCTTCTTTCAGGCAGGACATACTGCATCCGGTCGATGTGGCAGAGGACATAATTGTTGCGTTCGGATACAACAAAATAAATCCGCTGCCGGTGAATGTTCCGACGATTGGCGCGGAAATGCAGGAAGCGAAACTGCATGAAATTGCCAGGGAAATTTGCGTCGGATTGTGCCTGCAGGAAGTCCTCACGTTTACCTTGACGTCAAGGGAAAAGCAGGAGAAACTGATGGGGCTCAAGGGCGAAAGCTTTTCGGAAAAGCTTGCAAAAGAGGCCATGGGCGAAAGCTTTGTCGAAATCCTCAACCCGGTTTCCGAAAACTGGGCCGTTTACAGGAAAATGCTTGTGCCGGAACTGCTCGACTTCCTGGCAAAAAACAAGAACGTCGAATACCCGCAGAGGATATTTGAAATCGGAAAGGTTGTCAGCGAAAACCCGGAGAACGACAACGGAGTCGAGGAAAGAAATGTTCTGGCGGTTGCGATTGCAGGCCGCAAAACCAATTTCACTGAAATAAAGTCACTGCTCGAGGCAGTATGCTCAAACCTGGGCGTGAAGTGCCGGCTCGCGGAATCAAAAAGGGGGTTCCTCAGGAAGGGCATGTCCGCGGAAATAACGGTTGAAGGAAAAAAAGGGTTTTTAGGCGAAGTCTCGGAGGAAACCCTGAAAGCCTTCGGGTTGGAGATGCCGGCAACGGTACTGGAAATGGAAATCTAA
- a CDS encoding replication factor C large subunit: MSELFTDKFLPQTFPEFVGNTEAVSFVRRWADDWNAGKKGKALLLYGSTGTGKTCLALLTAKLSGWSVFEMNASDLRSKDVIEKLAGAASQGSSLSGQKRLVLLDEIDGLQSVDRGGAGAILSIIRESQNPVILTANDIYENQKLGPVRQAAELVQFKKINYLSIAKRLGEICEKESIPFDHEALKELAKNSAGDLRSALLDLQALADGVSMESVKGLGSRNRQDNIFSVLQRIFRAKTFAECQSARFESEVPQDLLERWVEENIPVEFTKQEDLAAGFDCLSKASIFNGRIFRRQNYVLMKYAADLSTAGVALSRSNDYHGWAKYQFPRLLRTLSSGRAEKALKAGMCKKIGGKMHSSSKEVMVHDLAFIKMLFENKEFAPRLAAAFDLDENEIAFMLETKPETKKVKTILEQAQEIRAKSLLEKRTALAGVDGKFLQKTQVPEPAEKAEEKQAAPEEETGKQTKLF, encoded by the coding sequence ATGTCTGAGCTTTTCACAGACAAATTTTTACCGCAAACCTTTCCGGAATTCGTGGGCAACACCGAAGCCGTTTCATTCGTGCGAAGATGGGCTGACGACTGGAATGCGGGCAAAAAAGGCAAGGCACTGCTTTTGTATGGCTCAACCGGAACGGGAAAAACGTGCCTTGCACTGCTGACCGCGAAACTTTCCGGCTGGTCGGTCTTTGAAATGAATGCAAGCGACCTGCGCTCGAAGGACGTAATCGAAAAGCTTGCAGGCGCGGCTTCGCAGGGCTCAAGCCTTTCAGGGCAGAAACGGCTTGTGCTGCTGGATGAAATCGACGGCCTGCAATCAGTTGACAGGGGCGGCGCTGGGGCGATCCTTTCAATCATCCGCGAATCGCAGAACCCGGTCATTCTCACGGCAAACGACATTTACGAGAACCAGAAGCTCGGGCCTGTGCGCCAGGCCGCGGAGTTGGTGCAGTTCAAGAAAATAAATTACCTTTCAATTGCAAAGCGCCTTGGCGAGATCTGCGAAAAGGAAAGCATTCCATTCGACCACGAAGCCCTGAAAGAGCTTGCAAAGAACTCTGCCGGTGATTTGCGCTCGGCACTGCTTGATTTGCAGGCACTCGCAGACGGGGTTTCAATGGAAAGCGTGAAAGGCCTCGGTTCAAGGAACAGGCAGGACAACATTTTCAGCGTTCTCCAGCGCATTTTCCGCGCGAAAACCTTTGCCGAGTGCCAGAGTGCGCGCTTTGAAAGCGAGGTTCCGCAGGACCTGCTTGAAAGATGGGTCGAGGAAAACATTCCCGTTGAGTTCACCAAGCAGGAAGACCTGGCCGCGGGCTTCGACTGCCTGTCGAAGGCAAGCATTTTCAACGGCAGGATTTTCCGGCGCCAGAATTACGTGCTGATGAAATACGCCGCCGACCTTTCCACTGCGGGGGTTGCGCTTTCGCGGAGCAACGACTACCATGGCTGGGCAAAATACCAGTTCCCAAGGCTGCTGAGAACGCTTTCCTCGGGCCGCGCTGAAAAGGCCCTCAAGGCGGGAATGTGCAAAAAAATCGGCGGCAAAATGCATTCGTCGTCGAAAGAAGTGATGGTGCACGACCTCGCCTTCATCAAAATGCTGTTCGAAAACAAGGAGTTTGCGCCAAGGCTCGCCGCGGCTTTCGACCTGGACGAAAACGAAATCGCTTTCATGCTTGAAACGAAACCGGAAACAAAAAAAGTGAAAACAATTCTGGAGCAGGCGCAGGAAATCAGGGCAAAATCCTTATTGGAAAAAAGGACTGCCCTTGCGGGAGTAGACGGAAAATTCCTGCAAAAAACGCAAGTGCCCGAGCCGGCAGAAAAAGCGGAAGAAAAACAGGCTGCGCCGGAAGAAGAAACCGGAAAGCAGACAAAGCTCTTTTAG